The Metabacillus litoralis genome contains a region encoding:
- a CDS encoding lasso peptide biosynthesis PqqD family chaperone, which translates to MIKTQKILISHIAQQREGNIESDMDGEKVMLNLENGKYYNLGGTGGVIWDLMKEPISISKIIDRLLLEYDVERSECEEQVMEFINLLNDDGLLILES; encoded by the coding sequence ATGATTAAAACTCAGAAAATTTTAATAAGTCATATTGCTCAACAGAGAGAAGGAAATATTGAAAGTGATATGGATGGAGAAAAGGTAATGTTAAATTTAGAAAATGGTAAATATTATAATCTAGGTGGGACTGGTGGAGTTATATGGGATTTAATGAAAGAACCAATTTCCATTTCAAAAATAATAGATAGATTACTTCTAGAATATGATGTTGAACGGTCAGAATGTGAGGAGCAGGTAATGGAATTTATCAATCTATTAAATGATGATGGTTTGTTAATATTAGAGTCATAA
- a CDS encoding ABC transporter ATP-binding protein, translated as MKLSPLLVFLRKLHNYSGKILYINLFGSMLMGLLESAGILLLIPLLSAIGIVEISINDIPGIQVFNFLENIPTEQALLIILFFYVILVSSQALLSRNIGLREIRIHTGFINHIRLDLYCSLLKADWEFFTKRRKSDLVNSLTSELGRVTNSTFLLLQFLASLVFTVIQIVIALFVSVKMTLFVLCCGLIITFLSKSFFRRSRELGKVMNELSQRYLAGISDHFNGVKDIKSNLLEASQYRWLSTWSDLVANERYESAKVRSNSKLTYKLFSTMMIALFIYISFNFFQSDGALMLLIIMIFTRLWPRFTGIQSNLENISSAMPAVEKIMELQESSNKSQDLGGLVSIKEKRIDKININDSLECSNVFFRYNDESTKYILEEINLKIRVNQMTAIVGKSGAGKSTLIDILMGFLKPESGTILIDNKKLSNSDLLSLRNSISYVPQDPFLFHGTIRDNLLMIKPDSSEEELWEAMDFSSAAEFVRNLPNGLDTLIGDRGIKLSGGERQRIVLARAILKKPSILILDEATSALDSVNEMKIKHAIEQLKGSMTVIVIAHRLSTIRNADQILVIENGKIVQSGGYDDLANDEKGLFSELLGNQLKIAN; from the coding sequence ATGAAACTATCACCATTATTAGTTTTCTTAAGAAAACTTCATAACTATTCAGGGAAAATACTATATATCAATCTATTTGGAAGTATGTTAATGGGGCTTTTAGAAAGTGCTGGAATCTTATTGCTTATACCATTATTAAGTGCAATTGGGATTGTCGAGATAAGTATAAATGATATACCAGGTATTCAAGTATTTAATTTTCTAGAAAATATCCCGACAGAACAAGCCTTACTTATCATTTTATTTTTCTATGTAATCTTGGTATCAAGTCAGGCCCTCCTTTCTAGAAATATAGGATTAAGAGAAATAAGAATTCATACTGGTTTTATAAATCATATTCGATTAGATCTTTATTGCTCTTTGTTGAAGGCGGATTGGGAATTTTTCACCAAAAGAAGAAAGTCAGATTTAGTCAATTCTCTTACTTCTGAACTTGGAAGAGTAACGAACAGCACATTTTTATTATTACAATTTTTAGCCTCCCTTGTTTTCACAGTAATTCAAATTGTAATTGCATTGTTTGTCTCTGTTAAGATGACACTTTTTGTTTTATGTTGTGGATTGATTATAACCTTCTTATCTAAAAGTTTTTTTAGAAGGTCCAGGGAATTAGGGAAGGTAATGAATGAATTATCTCAAAGATATTTAGCAGGAATTTCAGATCATTTTAATGGTGTTAAAGATATTAAAAGTAACTTATTAGAGGCTTCACAATATAGATGGTTATCCACTTGGTCTGATCTTGTTGCAAATGAAAGATATGAAAGCGCAAAAGTTCGCAGTAATTCAAAACTGACTTATAAGCTATTTTCCACTATGATGATTGCTTTATTTATTTATATATCTTTTAATTTTTTTCAGAGTGATGGAGCATTAATGTTATTGATTATTATGATTTTTACTCGTTTATGGCCTCGTTTCACAGGTATACAATCAAATTTAGAAAACATATCATCTGCCATGCCTGCTGTTGAGAAAATTATGGAGCTTCAAGAATCTAGCAATAAATCTCAGGACTTAGGTGGTCTTGTAAGCATCAAGGAGAAAAGAATTGATAAAATTAATATTAATGATTCATTGGAGTGTTCAAACGTTTTTTTTCGCTATAACGATGAATCTACTAAGTATATACTCGAGGAAATTAATTTGAAAATCAGAGTAAACCAAATGACAGCTATTGTTGGCAAATCAGGTGCAGGGAAAAGTACACTTATTGATATATTAATGGGTTTTCTAAAACCTGAATCTGGCACCATATTAATTGATAATAAAAAACTCTCAAATAGTGACTTGTTATCACTGAGAAACTCGATAAGTTACGTGCCTCAAGATCCTTTTCTATTCCATGGAACTATACGTGATAATTTATTAATGATAAAACCAGATTCTAGCGAAGAAGAATTATGGGAAGCAATGGATTTTTCTTCAGCTGCTGAATTTGTGAGGAACTTACCTAACGGACTCGATACATTAATTGGGGACCGAGGAATTAAGTTATCTGGTGGAGAAAGACAACGAATTGTTTTAGCACGTGCAATCTTAAAGAAACCTTCTATATTAATACTAGATGAAGCAACAAGTGCTTTAGATTCAGTAAATGAAATGAAAATCAAACATGCAATCGAACAGTTAAAAGGTAGTATGACGGTTATTGTTATTGCCCATAGACTATCAACCATTAGAAATGCAGACCAAATTCTTGTAATAGAGAATGGTAAGATTGTTCAATCTGGGGGATATGATGATCTCGCTAATGATGAAAAGGGATTATTCAGTGAGTTATTAGGAAATCAACTAAAAATTGCAAATTAA
- a CDS encoding lasso peptide biosynthesis B2 protein, with protein MIGKFKVLMSLDLTTIGLLIEAFLYLGWARFQLMYLPFSKLALSLGVYMKETKVEDTESHNSKLKHIRHSIQVMSKYTFWESKCLVRAIAALKMLERRNIDSTLYLGTGTDENGKMIAHAWLRSGSMYVTGYEEMYRFTVTGKFAKMTNLVGGK; from the coding sequence ATGATAGGAAAATTTAAGGTTCTTATGAGTTTGGACTTAACGACAATAGGTTTATTAATAGAAGCCTTCCTTTATCTAGGGTGGGCTCGGTTTCAACTAATGTATCTCCCATTTTCAAAATTAGCGCTCTCTCTCGGTGTATATATGAAGGAAACAAAAGTAGAGGATACAGAAAGTCATAATAGTAAATTGAAACATATTCGACATTCAATTCAAGTTATGAGTAAGTATACCTTTTGGGAAAGTAAATGCTTAGTTAGGGCTATTGCAGCACTAAAGATGCTAGAAAGACGTAACATAGATAGTACCCTTTATTTAGGAACAGGTACAGATGAGAATGGTAAAATGATTGCTCATGCTTGGTTAAGGAGTGGTTCAATGTATGTGACCGGTTATGAGGAGATGTATAGATTCACGGTCACTGGTAAATTTGCGAAAATGACAAATCTTGTGGGTGGAAAATAA
- a CDS encoding HPr kinase/phosphorylase translates to MRILETTKYNMYKAFGLTIKSEIILQELIQRRYSEAADIEIKINTSLKNCFKSRPFEFLVENQTVTFMVPEIAIFQVKDGKEITVSPFEGANQDIIRLYLLGSSFGALLLQRGIYPLHGSAIVIDGKAFAIIGDSGAGKSTLASAFMERGYQLLSDDVIAVKFSKENLPIVIPSYPQQKLWQQSLDAFGISNEKLRPIYGRESKFCKPVIKNFHTTQLPLGGIFELVKTNGDSISIHPIHGLDLLQKLFTHTYRQFLIPKLNLTKWHFIKSTLLAERLPFYQIKRPETGFSAFQIVEKILTEINSSGNNTNTQNEIIVNR, encoded by the coding sequence GTGAGAATTTTGGAAACTACTAAATATAACATGTATAAAGCATTTGGTCTAACTATTAAGAGTGAGATTATTTTGCAAGAGCTAATACAACGGAGATATTCTGAAGCTGCTGATATTGAAATTAAGATAAACACAAGCCTTAAAAATTGTTTTAAAAGTAGACCCTTTGAGTTTTTGGTAGAAAATCAAACTGTTACATTTATGGTACCTGAGATTGCGATTTTCCAAGTTAAAGATGGTAAGGAGATAACAGTTTCTCCTTTTGAAGGAGCTAACCAGGATATTATTCGATTATATTTATTAGGCTCTAGCTTCGGGGCTTTGCTGCTTCAGAGAGGTATTTATCCTTTACATGGTAGTGCTATTGTAATAGATGGTAAAGCTTTTGCCATTATAGGTGACTCAGGAGCCGGAAAATCCACACTTGCTTCAGCTTTTATGGAAAGGGGATATCAATTGTTAAGTGATGATGTTATAGCAGTCAAGTTTTCAAAGGAAAATCTTCCAATCGTAATCCCTTCTTATCCACAGCAAAAGCTTTGGCAGCAAAGCCTCGACGCTTTTGGTATTAGTAACGAAAAACTGAGACCGATTTATGGAAGGGAAAGTAAATTTTGTAAGCCGGTAATAAAAAATTTCCATACAACACAGCTTCCTCTAGGTGGAATTTTTGAACTAGTTAAAACGAATGGTGATTCAATTTCTATCCATCCTATACATGGACTTGATTTACTGCAGAAACTCTTTACACATACATATCGCCAATTTCTTATTCCTAAACTAAATTTAACTAAATGGCATTTTATTAAATCCACTTTATTAGCAGAGCGTCTTCCTTTTTATCAAATTAAAAGGCCAGAAACAGGATTCTCTGCTTTCCAGATTGTTGAGAAGATACTAACAGAAATTAATAGTTCAGGAAACAATACTAATACTCAAAATGAAATAATAGTAAATAGGTGA
- a CDS encoding asparagine synthase-related protein yields the protein MSAIAGIYQMNKEPINTDHYKRIMDSLLHFPADDTQVWIKDEVFLGCHAQWITPESVDEMLPFYDVEQGMVITSDAIIDNRVELFEKLQISENKRKTIPDSYLILQAYKKWGDDCPEYLVGDFAFVIWDEKRQKLFGARDFSGGRTLYYNSDLTQFTFCTTIKPLLSLPYISSVLNQEWIAEFLVIAGMVDVADTSITPYKEIKQLPPAHSITVQNGKVSLKQYKYLKWESSLQNLSNNEYIEAFQEVFQQAVSSRIRTYKTVGAQLSGGLDSGSIVSFAARELKKQNKQLHTFSYIPPSDFTDYTPKHLVANEKPYIKSTVNYIGGLKDHYFDFEGRDSYSEIDSVMSHMETPYKFYVNSFWLKGMFEQANKMDIGILLNGGRGNLSISWGDAFPFYAQLLKRFKWVRLLSEVKSFSNNVGSGRKTILSSVLNQAFPILQRNSNLSTTHTPLINQEFANRTRVYDKLRNLYEIDKTGQSLIKDSVALRKQHFEQLFQWNASNSLAAKLSLHYSVWKRDPTNDLRVIRFCMSIPHEQYVQNGLNRALIRRATENYLPDNVRLNMRVRGVQGVDWVHRIIPRWNDFTYEVSTMCNDKAFMEIVNEEKLLDAQECLHEPVKPQHAYSRHLKILMDSLVLYRFINNEGR from the coding sequence ATGAGTGCAATAGCTGGTATTTATCAAATGAATAAAGAACCAATAAACACAGATCACTACAAAAGGATAATGGATTCGTTATTACATTTTCCAGCTGATGACACTCAGGTGTGGATAAAAGATGAAGTATTTCTTGGTTGCCATGCACAGTGGATTACTCCAGAATCAGTAGATGAAATGCTACCATTTTATGATGTAGAACAGGGAATGGTCATAACCTCAGATGCGATTATCGATAATAGGGTAGAACTTTTTGAGAAACTTCAAATAAGTGAAAATAAAAGAAAAACGATCCCAGATAGTTATTTAATTCTCCAAGCATATAAAAAATGGGGAGACGATTGTCCTGAATATTTAGTTGGTGACTTTGCTTTTGTGATTTGGGATGAAAAAAGGCAAAAGTTATTCGGTGCTAGAGACTTCTCTGGAGGCAGGACACTCTACTACAATAGCGACCTCACACAGTTTACCTTTTGCACAACTATTAAACCTTTATTAAGTCTTCCATATATTAGTAGTGTATTGAACCAAGAATGGATAGCTGAATTCCTAGTCATTGCTGGAATGGTAGATGTGGCTGATACATCCATTACTCCCTATAAGGAAATCAAACAATTACCTCCTGCGCATAGTATAACAGTACAAAATGGGAAAGTTTCATTAAAGCAATATAAGTATTTAAAATGGGAAAGTTCTCTTCAGAACCTTTCTAATAATGAATATATCGAAGCTTTTCAAGAAGTGTTTCAACAGGCTGTTTCTTCTCGAATAAGAACTTATAAGACAGTTGGAGCACAGTTAAGTGGTGGGCTTGATTCAGGTTCTATCGTTAGCTTCGCTGCAAGAGAATTAAAAAAACAAAATAAACAATTACATACTTTTAGTTACATACCGCCTAGTGATTTTACTGATTATACTCCTAAACACTTAGTAGCAAATGAAAAACCATATATTAAATCGACTGTAAATTATATAGGGGGATTAAAAGATCACTATTTTGACTTTGAGGGAAGGGATTCATATTCAGAAATTGATAGTGTGATGAGTCATATGGAAACACCCTATAAGTTTTATGTTAATTCTTTTTGGTTAAAAGGAATGTTTGAACAAGCTAACAAAATGGATATTGGAATACTACTTAATGGTGGTCGAGGCAATCTTTCAATCTCTTGGGGAGATGCCTTTCCATTCTATGCTCAGCTACTAAAACGATTTAAGTGGGTTCGACTTTTATCGGAGGTAAAGTCATTTAGTAATAATGTTGGCTCTGGACGGAAAACCATATTGTCGTCAGTTCTAAATCAAGCTTTTCCAATATTACAAAGAAATTCTAATTTATCAACTACTCATACGCCACTTATTAATCAGGAATTTGCAAATCGGACTCGTGTATATGATAAGCTGAGGAACCTATATGAAATTGACAAAACAGGGCAATCTTTAATAAAAGACTCAGTTGCTCTTCGTAAACAACATTTTGAACAGTTATTCCAGTGGAATGCTAGTAATTCACTTGCAGCAAAATTGTCTTTACATTACTCAGTTTGGAAACGAGATCCGACCAATGATTTAAGAGTAATAAGGTTTTGTATGTCAATACCACACGAGCAATATGTTCAAAATGGGCTGAATCGTGCCTTGATTAGAAGAGCAACTGAAAACTATTTACCTGATAATGTTCGTCTAAATATGAGAGTTAGAGGGGTTCAAGGTGTGGATTGGGTGCACCGTATTATCCCGAGATGGAATGATTTTACATATGAGGTTTCAACCATGTGTAACGATAAGGCATTTATGGAGATTGTTAATGAAGAGAAATTACTAGATGCTCAAGAATGCTTACATGAGCCTGTCAAACCTCAACATGCGTATTCAAGGCATCTAAAGATATTAATGGATAGCCTTGTCCTTTACCGTTTCATTAATAATGAAGGGAGGTGA
- a CDS encoding glycosyltransferase family 2 protein translates to MPILTVFTPTFNRGYILHQCYESLKRQTNKEFIWLIIDDGSSDNTEELVNSWIKDNDISISYFKQENQGMHGAHNTAYSLIDTELNVCIDSDDYMPDDAIEKIISFWRKHGSNEVGGMIGLDCKSNGDIIGTKLPAELKKSTLFNLYQKKGVKGDKKIVYRTELSKKFPYPVFPNEKLVPLSYKYFMLDLECELLLLNEPLCVVEYLPDGSSMNIFRQYRNSANGFRFYRMEMMKLPNTSLTFKFKQAVHYVSCSLFTESRSLTMQSPQKLLTIFALPLGVILNKYINFKIQRSD, encoded by the coding sequence TTGCCAATTTTAACAGTTTTTACACCTACATTTAATCGTGGATATATTCTTCATCAGTGTTATGAAAGCCTTAAAAGGCAAACAAATAAGGAGTTTATATGGTTAATTATTGATGATGGATCGTCTGATAACACTGAAGAACTAGTTAACAGTTGGATCAAGGATAATGATATTTCAATCAGTTATTTTAAGCAGGAAAACCAAGGGATGCATGGTGCTCATAATACTGCGTATAGCTTAATAGATACAGAATTAAATGTTTGTATTGATAGCGATGATTATATGCCAGATGATGCTATTGAAAAGATTATCTCATTTTGGAGAAAACATGGTAGTAATGAAGTAGGAGGTATGATAGGGCTCGATTGCAAAAGTAATGGTGACATTATCGGGACAAAATTACCAGCAGAGCTGAAGAAATCAACCTTATTTAACCTATATCAAAAAAAAGGGGTTAAAGGTGATAAAAAGATTGTATATCGAACAGAGCTATCAAAGAAGTTTCCTTATCCAGTGTTTCCTAATGAAAAATTAGTCCCCTTGTCATATAAATATTTTATGCTAGATCTTGAATGTGAATTGCTACTGCTAAATGAACCACTATGTGTAGTTGAGTATCTACCTGATGGATCATCTATGAATATCTTCCGACAATATAGAAATAGTGCAAACGGTTTTAGATTTTATCGTATGGAAATGATGAAGTTGCCTAATACTTCTTTAACTTTTAAGTTTAAGCAGGCAGTGCATTATGTGTCTTGTAGTTTATTTACAGAGAGTAGGAGTCTAACAATGCAATCTCCTCAAAAATTGTTAACTATTTTTGCACTGCCATTAGGGGTAATATTAAATAAATATATTAATTTTAAAATACAAAGAAGTGATTAA
- a CDS encoding glycosyltransferase family 1 protein — MTKPIRILHVVVNMNRGGAETLIMNLYRNIDRSKVQFDFLTCKEGVFDSEIKQLGGIVHRIPYVSEAGHFGYIKALNNFFSKYSNYKIVHTHLNKMSGLVVRSAKKFGVKYCITHSHNTGGEGSFLAQSYKWYSGLYIRSNSDFNFACSEAAAKWLFRSKSNDVKLLNNGIEVETFHYSPDVRKMKRNELGIHDSQLVIGHIGRFTKQKNHQFLIEVFADVLKRRPNAILLLCGDGFLRDEIENKAKILNIHENIKFLGVRSDINQLLQAFDVFLFPSLHEGLPVTLIEAQAAGVPCVISNKITAEVDLGLGLIKYLNIENIDLWVSELRDLNPKQRELNKIKINQIRERGYDIKSTTSWLQDFYLSKTR; from the coding sequence ATGACAAAACCTATTAGAATTCTACATGTAGTAGTCAATATGAACAGAGGTGGGGCAGAGACACTCATCATGAATTTATATAGAAATATCGACCGGTCAAAAGTGCAATTTGATTTTTTAACTTGTAAAGAAGGGGTTTTTGATTCAGAAATTAAACAACTCGGTGGAATTGTTCATAGAATCCCATATGTTAGTGAAGCAGGTCATTTTGGTTATATTAAGGCCTTGAACAATTTCTTCTCAAAATATAGTAATTATAAGATCGTACATACACATTTAAATAAAATGAGTGGATTAGTGGTACGGTCAGCCAAAAAATTTGGAGTGAAATACTGTATAACCCATAGTCATAACACAGGTGGAGAAGGAAGTTTTCTGGCTCAGTCGTATAAATGGTATTCCGGTTTATATATTCGGTCGAACTCAGACTTTAATTTTGCTTGTTCAGAAGCTGCTGCTAAATGGCTATTTAGAAGTAAATCAAATGATGTAAAGCTACTTAACAATGGAATAGAAGTGGAGACTTTTCATTATTCTCCAGATGTAAGAAAGATGAAAAGGAATGAGCTAGGAATTCATGATTCACAATTAGTCATTGGTCATATAGGACGATTTACGAAGCAGAAAAATCATCAGTTTTTAATTGAGGTTTTTGCTGATGTTTTAAAAAGAAGACCTAATGCTATCTTGTTGTTATGTGGTGACGGTTTCCTAAGAGATGAAATTGAAAATAAAGCAAAAATATTAAATATACATGAAAATATTAAATTTTTAGGTGTTAGAAGTGATATAAACCAATTACTTCAAGCATTTGATGTATTTTTATTTCCTTCTTTGCACGAAGGTTTACCTGTGACACTTATTGAGGCACAGGCAGCAGGTGTACCTTGTGTAATTTCAAATAAAATTACAGCTGAAGTGGACCTAGGATTAGGATTAATTAAATATTTAAACATTGAAAATATTGATTTGTGGGTCTCTGAGCTGAGGGATCTAAATCCTAAACAAAGAGAGCTAAATAAAATTAAAATAAACCAGATTAGAGAACGGGGCTATGATATTAAAAGCACAACAAGCTGGCTGCAAGACTTTTATCTGTCAAAAACGAGGTGA
- a CDS encoding SDR family oxidoreductase: MGYQNISFPEKTKFLVTGSAGFIGSNLVEAIINLGYQVRGLDNLSTGKKENVDLFLHHPNYEFVEGDIRDLDTCMKACDGVDFVLHQAAWGSVPRSIELPLLYEEINLKGTLNMLEAARQNGVKKFVYASSSSVYGDEPTLPKQEGREGKVLSPYALTKKSDEEYARLYTSLYDLDTYGLRYFNVFGKRQDPDGAYAAVIPKFIKQLLNDKQPVINGDGKQSRDFTYIENVIEANLKACKANSEAAGKVFNIAYGGREFLIDIYYHLTQALGKDIQPIFGPERRGDIKHSNADISKAKELLGYDPEWSFEKGIEAAIDWYKADLKALKVV, encoded by the coding sequence ATGGGATATCAAAATATTAGCTTTCCAGAGAAAACAAAGTTTTTAGTAACAGGGTCAGCTGGATTTATTGGGTCTAATTTAGTTGAAGCCATTATCAACTTAGGCTACCAAGTTAGAGGACTTGATAACCTCTCTACTGGTAAAAAAGAAAATGTAGATTTATTTCTTCATCATCCTAACTATGAATTTGTTGAAGGAGATATTCGTGACCTTGATACATGCATGAAGGCATGTGATGGTGTAGATTTTGTGCTTCATCAAGCTGCATGGGGAAGTGTTCCAAGAAGCATTGAATTACCACTATTATATGAAGAAATAAATCTAAAAGGTACTTTGAATATGCTGGAGGCGGCTAGACAAAATGGTGTGAAAAAGTTTGTCTATGCATCAAGTTCCTCTGTATACGGAGATGAACCCACTTTGCCTAAACAGGAGGGAAGAGAGGGAAAAGTATTGTCGCCATATGCGCTTACTAAAAAATCAGATGAGGAATATGCCCGTCTGTACACAAGTCTTTATGACCTTGATACCTATGGCTTAAGATATTTTAATGTATTCGGAAAGAGACAAGACCCTGATGGAGCATATGCAGCGGTTATTCCAAAGTTTATTAAGCAGCTGCTGAATGATAAGCAACCAGTCATTAACGGAGATGGAAAACAAAGTAGGGATTTTACCTATATTGAAAATGTTATTGAAGCTAATTTAAAGGCTTGTAAGGCAAATAGTGAGGCAGCTGGAAAGGTTTTTAATATTGCTTATGGAGGTAGAGAGTTTTTAATTGATATCTACTACCATTTAACACAAGCATTAGGAAAAGATATACAACCTATATTTGGTCCCGAAAGAAGGGGAGATATTAAGCATAGTAATGCTGATATATCCAAAGCTAAAGAGCTATTAGGCTATGATCCAGAATGGAGTTTTGAAAAAGGAATTGAAGCTGCGATAGATTGGTATAAAGCGGATTTAAAAGCTTTAAAAGTCGTTTAA
- a CDS encoding glycosyltransferase family 4 protein, which produces MKILILANFGMGLYNFRKELLAELIKQGNEVYISLPHDEYVIKLKSLGCQYLETELERRGTNPLKDTKLFLHYIKLIKEIKPNLVLTYTIKPNVYGGLACRVTNTPYITNITGLGTALESKSKILKFTMSLYKIGLKDSSCLFFQNDNNLKFFIKNKIVKNKTRLVPGSGVNIHLHSLEKYPEEDHTIRFLFIGRMMKAKGIDELLQAASIIKRKFPNTQFDLVGGCEEDYQHQLKDLQSLNVITYHGQQQEVHSFIKKSHATILPSYHEGTANVLLESASAGRPVLATRVPGCKETFDEEITGLGFEVKNVNSLVDTIEKFISMPYEQKQAMGIAGRTKMEREYDRRIVINAYLDEINEVASKIWKKNTTK; this is translated from the coding sequence ATGAAAATCCTAATATTAGCAAACTTCGGTATGGGACTATACAACTTTAGAAAAGAGTTATTAGCGGAGCTAATTAAACAAGGTAACGAAGTTTACATTTCCTTGCCTCATGATGAATATGTAATAAAACTTAAAAGTTTAGGCTGTCAATATTTAGAGACTGAACTCGAGAGGAGAGGAACTAATCCTCTTAAAGACACAAAGCTATTCCTTCATTATATTAAGCTTATTAAGGAAATAAAACCGAACCTTGTCCTAACCTATACGATTAAGCCAAATGTCTACGGTGGTCTTGCATGTAGAGTGACCAATACCCCGTATATTACCAATATAACAGGGTTAGGTACTGCACTTGAGAGTAAGAGTAAGATCCTAAAGTTTACGATGTCCCTCTATAAAATAGGTCTTAAAGATTCCTCTTGCTTATTTTTTCAAAATGATAACAATTTAAAGTTCTTTATAAAGAATAAGATCGTAAAAAACAAAACTAGGCTAGTTCCTGGTTCTGGTGTAAACATACACCTCCATTCACTTGAAAAATATCCTGAGGAAGATCACACCATTAGGTTCCTTTTTATCGGAAGGATGATGAAAGCAAAAGGCATCGATGAACTCCTCCAAGCAGCTAGCATCATTAAAAGGAAATTTCCCAATACACAATTCGACTTAGTTGGTGGTTGTGAAGAAGATTACCAACACCAATTAAAAGATCTCCAAAGTTTGAATGTAATTACCTACCATGGCCAACAACAAGAAGTCCATTCTTTTATTAAGAAATCACATGCTACCATCCTACCTTCCTATCATGAAGGAACAGCGAATGTACTCCTTGAATCAGCATCAGCTGGTCGTCCCGTTCTCGCCACGAGAGTTCCGGGTTGTAAAGAAACCTTTGATGAGGAAATCACAGGTTTAGGGTTTGAAGTAAAAAATGTAAATAGCTTAGTTGATACCATCGAAAAGTTTATAAGCATGCCTTATGAACAAAAGCAAGCAATGGGAATTGCTGGGCGGACAAAAATGGAACGGGAATATGACCGAAGGATTGTGATAAATGCTTATTTAGATGAAATTAATGAGGTTGCAAGTAAAATTTGGAAAAAGAATACTACTAAATAG